From Brassica oleracea var. oleracea cultivar TO1000 chromosome C3, BOL, whole genome shotgun sequence, a single genomic window includes:
- the LOC106330888 gene encoding uncharacterized protein LOC106330888 codes for MVMEVASKLLEQAVDNGNIRLHPGCVEPRVTHLLFADDLLVFSDGSRHSIYGIKHVMSSFRDWSGLDMNASKSEIFFGGYEDIESSVISDISGFKIGTFPTRYLGLPLNPSRISQATLQPFVERITSKLNNYTVKLLSFAGKVQLIVSVIYGLVNFWSSVFVLPKSFYKKIDGLCYAFLWKNRTDSAAGARVSWDNICKPKMEGGLGIRKLEDFEMVSRLKRIWNYFSSSGHLGCLAPTKCVTKERVLADYGFSTILPYSAEHAAAETSDYGSYALHCRSPTKLRLPLDSLVSQAVRNGNWYLPPARSNEIQQLQIELTTINPPSVAAERDTFLWRSNTGNYESHRNMFFECDFAVSIWSRFSGRYLINPPSSLAFVLNLLHHHNFSSSPPASIILKLLLQVVTYNIWLERNHRIFRDSASSDAAFFSSVDRAMRDRLLSLSRPIVRSPSLLELYFWFVVPYS; via the exons ATGGTTATGGAAGTGGCATCTAAACTTCTTGAACAAGCAGTTGATAATGGGAATATTAGACTTCACCCGGGGTGCGTTGAGCCAAGGGTAACCCATCTCTTGTTTGCAGATGACCTCCTAGTGTTCTCAGACGGATCAAGGCATTCCATCTATGGTATTAAGCATGTGATGTCCAGTTTTCGGGATTGGTCTGGCCTAGATATGAATGCTTCAAAATCAGAAATATTTTTTGGTGGTTATGAAGACATTGAGTCCTCGGTGATCAGTGATATCTCTGGTTTCAAGATTGGTACATTTCCTACAAGATATCTTGGTCTCCCGCTAAATCCGAGCAGAATCTCTCAAGCTACTTTGCAACCGTTTGTGGAACGTATAACTTCAAAGCTCAACAACTATACAGTTAAACTGCTCTCCTTCGCGGGTAAAGTTCAACTTATTGTCTCTGTGATTTATGGGTTAGTGAACTTTTGGAGCTCGGTATTTGTGCTGCCTAAGAGCTTCTACAAAAAGATTGATGGTCTATGCTATGCATTTCTTTGGAAAAATCGGACTGATTCAGCGGCTGGAGCTAGAGTTTCCTGGGATAATATTTGTAAACCAAAGATGGAAGGGGGTCTTGGCATCAGGAAGTTGGAGGACTTTGAGATGGTTTCCAGGCTGAAGAGAATTTGGAACTACTTCTCTTCTTCGGGCCATTTGGGTTGCTTGGCTCCAACAAAATGTGTTACAAAGGAAAGGGTATTGGCAGACTATGGATTCTCAACGATTCTCCCCTACAGTGCAGAGCATGCTGCTGCTGAAACCAGTGATTACGGATCTTATGCGCTGCACTGTAG AAGCCCGACTAAGCTTCGACTGCCTTTAGACTCATTAGTGTCTCAAGCAGTAAGAAACGGGAACTGGTACCTACCTCCTGCCAGGTCTAATGAGATTCAACAGCTCCAGATTGAACTCACCACAATTAATCCCCCCTCTGTTGCAGCAGAGCGAGATACATTTCTATGGCGCAGTAACACTG GGAACTATGAATCTCACCGGAATATGTTCTTCGAATGCGACTTTGCAGTTTCCATTTGGTCTCGCTTCTCTGGGAGGTATCTAATCAACCCTCCTAGTAGTCTTGCTTTTGTTCTGAACCTGCTACACCATCACAACTTCTCATCATCACCTCCAGCATCCATCATTTTGAAGCTCCTACTCCAAGTGGTCACTTACAACATTTGGCTTGAGCGCAATCACCGGATCTTCAGGGACTCGGCATCTTCTGATGCGGCTTTCTTCTCTTCGGTGGACCGAGCCATGCGTGACAGGCTGCTCTCCCTCTCAAGACCGATCGTGCGATCTCCTTCGCTTTTGGAATTGTATTTTTGGTTTGTTGTTCCTTATAGCTAG
- the LOC106335240 gene encoding U-box domain-containing protein 17-like: MATAAIFSSLRRRRSPSLEAFLSPVDLSGLPLVQTLAAISTEIISSFSGTRFSFQRRNARSLIRKIEIFLVLFESLAESRWGSTPSSSSSSSSTALLCLKELYLLLYRSKILLDYCAHSSKLWLLLQTQSISGYFHDLNQEISTLLDVFPVNDLNLSDDVREQIELLQSQSRRSRLYIDNNDESLRRTFYSFLDGFEHGEIPNTLALRSFFVEKLGIKDSKSCRSEIEFLEEQIANHDGDVEPTGSVINGFVAITRYCRFLLFGFEEEWRIKNNNPKKKSKGDGNDGFITVPKDFVCPISLDLMTDPVIISTGQTYDRTSIARWIEEGHCTCPKTGQMLVDSRIVPNRALKNLIVQWCAASGDSYESEFVTDSPTNEGFVSGLPTKAAVEANKATVSILIEYLADGSEASQTVAAREIRLLAKTGKENREFIAEAGAIPHLRRLLKSENAVAQENSVTAMLNLSIYEKNKSRIMEEEDCLEAIVSVLVSGLTVEAQENAAATLFSLSAVHEYKKRIAMADQCVEALASLLQNGTPRGKKDAVTALYNLSTHPENCSRMIEGGGVSSLVGALKNEGVAEEAAGALALLVRQSLGAEAIGKEESAVTGLMWMMRCGTPRGKENAVAALLELCRRGGAAVAERVLRAPAIAGVLQTLLFTGTKRARRKAASLARVFQRREHAAMRAGGYGFVGDVNGNRDGGNFTTDVSVPMSISISVPVL; this comes from the coding sequence ATGGCTACGGCAGCGATATTCTCATCTCTACGACGGAGGAGATCGCCGTCACTGGAAGCCTTTCTATCTCCCGTTGACCTCTCCGGCCTCCCCCTCGTTCAAACCCTAGCCGCAATCTCAACGGAAATCATCTCTTCCTTCAGCGGCACACGGTTCTCCTTCCAACGAAGAAACGCTCGCTCGCTGATTCGTAAGATCGAGATCTTCCTCGTGTTATTCGAATCCCTCGCGGAGTCACGCTGGGGCTCGACGCCTTCATCTTCCTCGTCGTCGTCTTCCACAGCGTTGCTGTGTCTCAAGGAGCTCTATCTCCTCCTCTACAGATCCAAGATCCTCCTCGATTACTGCGCTCATTCCAGTAAGTTATGGCTATTACTCCAAACTCAATCCATCTCCGGCTACTTCCATGATTTGAATCAAGAGATCTCGACGCTTCTCGACGTCTTCCCGGTCAACGATCTCAACCTCAGCGACGACGTCAGAGAGCAAATCGAGCTGCTCCAGAGCCAATCGAGGAGATCGAGATTGTACATCGATAACAACGACGAGTCGTTACGCAGAACATTCTACTCCTTCCTCGACGGATTCGAGCACGGGGAGATACCTAACACGCTAGCTCTGAGATCGTTCTTCGTAGAGAAGTTAGGAATTAAAGATTCGAAATCTTGCCGAAGCGAAATCGAGTTCTTGGAGGAGCAGATTGCGAATCACGACGGAGATGTGGAGCCTACAGGTTCTGTAATCAACGGGTTTGTAGCCATCACACGGTACTGTAGATTCTTGCTGTTTGGATTCGAAGAAGAGTGGAGAATCAAGAATAATAATCCCAAGAAGAAGAGCAAAGGAGACGGAAACGACGGGTTCATAACAGTTCCAAAGGATTTCGTTTGTCCGATCTCTCTAGATCTGATGACGGATCCTGTGATTATATCCACAGGGCAGACTTATGATCGTACCTCCATAGCTAGGTGGATCGAAGAAGGGCACTGTACTTGTCCCAAGACGGGGCAAATGCTCGTGGACTCTCGTATCGTGCCTAATCGAGCTTTGAAGAATTTGATCGTGCAGTGGTGCGCAGCGAGCGGGGACTCTTATGAGTCCGAGTTTGTTACAGATTCTCCGACAAACGAGGGGTTTGTGTCTGGTCTTCCGACAAAAGCTGCGGTTGAAGCGAATAAAGCTACTGTTTCGATACTTATTGAGTATCTAGCGGATGGGTCTGAAGCGTCTCAGACTGTTGCCGCGAGGGAGATTCGTCTTTTGGCGAAAACCGGGAAGGAGAATAGGGAGTTTATTGCGGAAGCGGGGGCGATACCGCACTTGCGGAGGCTTCTCAAGTCGGAGAATGCTGTCGCGCAGGAGAACTCTGTGACGGCGATGCTGAACCTATCGATATATGAGAAGAACAAGAGTCGGATCATGGAGGAGGAGGATTGTTTGGAGGCTATAGTAAGCGTTCTTGTGTCTGGTCTCACAGTGGAAGCGCAGGAGAACGCAGCCGCCACGTTGTTTAGTCTCTCCGCGGTGCACGAGTATAAGAAACGGATAGCGATGGCTGATCAATGCGTTGAGGCGTTGGCTTCGCTGCTTCAGAACGGAACACCGAGAGGGAAGAAAGACGCGGTGACGGCGTTGTATAACTTATCGACGCATCCAGAGAACTGCAGTAGAATGATCGAAGGAGGAGGAGTGTCGAGTCTCGTTGGAGCTCTCAAGAACGAAGGAGTGGCGGAGGAAGCAGCAGGAGCTTTGGCTTTGTTGGTGAGACAGTCTCTTGGAGCTGAGGCTATAGGGAAAGAGGAGTCCGCCGTGACGGGGCTCATGTGGATGATGAGATGCGGGACGCCGAGAGGGAAAGAAAACGCGGTGGCTGCGTTGCTTGAACTATGTAGAAGAGGTGGAGCCGCTGTGGCGGAGAGAGTGTTGAGAGCACCTGCGATTGCGGGAGTGCTGCAGACGCTTTTGTTTACGGGGACGAAGCGGGCTAGACGGAAAGCAGCTTCGCTTGCTCGGGTTTTCCAGAGGCGTGAGCATGCGGCCATGCGGGCAGGTGGTTATGGGTTTGTAGGGGATGTGAACGGGAATAGAGACGGCGGCAATTTTACGACGGATGTCTCTGTTCCGATGTCAATCTCCATCTCCGTACCTGTATTGTGA